In Perca flavescens isolate YP-PL-M2 chromosome 7, PFLA_1.0, whole genome shotgun sequence, the following proteins share a genomic window:
- the LOC114558234 gene encoding uncharacterized protein LOC114558234, whose translation MHLQEATITTVHLYSFLSVDHSCYHFMPMTSNIKMRTLCLIMLFHASLQLECDRRDIKEFIGGQFILICKYDTSRFRYSKKYWCRGDSRSTCEILVDSESKTKNTHRAHIIDAGRIGLIVKVTDFQLDNAGVYWVGIDKVYADIMTSVNVVITEVPVSEPSLQPLGSLVDRRTCWGQPVTVRCGCTKGTGVRYAWYTHHQDFLLHHSSDLYLHCGTVETFSDYYCIASNDISSQRSVILSVQVLLPAYNSCIYVVHIQGQPIYDCADRMSTSTVKTPPVTTCQATVKIQSDTRNSSLLINQTDQYMFFNREWTGVPLWYTLLRWGSFASLLIFLCVVLKCTKARHKRTKKKRRVHVRRTPRLVN comes from the exons ATGCACCTACAGGAAGCTACGATCACCACAGTCCATCTCTACAGCTTCCTGAGTGTTGATCACAGTTGTTACCATTTCATGCCCATGacttcaaacatcaaaatgagGACACTGTGTCTGATTATGCTTTTTCATG CAAGCCTTCAGCTCGAGTGTGACAGAAGGGACATAAAGGAATTTATTGGAGGCCAATTCATTCTTATCTGCAAGTATGACACAAGCCGGTTCCGGTACAGTAAAAAGTACTGGTGCCGAGGGGATTCTAGAAGCACCTGTGAGATTTTGGTAGATTCAGAAAGTAAAACTAAAAATACACACAGGGCTCACATAATAGATGCAGGAAGAATAGGTCTGATTGTGAAAGTCACAGATTTCCAACTTGACAACGCTGGAGTATACTGGGTTGGGATTGACAAAGTGTATGCTGACATCATGACTTCAGTCAATGTGGTCATCACTGAAG TTCCAGTATCTGAGCCCAGTCTCCAGCCCTTGGGCTCTCTGGTGGACAGGCGGACATGTTGGGGTCAGCCAGTGACCGTGCGCTGTGGTTGCACAAAGGGCACTGGCGTTCGTTACGCCTGGTACACACACCACCAGGATTTTCTGCTTCACCACTCGTCAGACTTATACCTACACTGTGGCACAGTGGAAACGTTCAGCGACTATTACTGCATTGCCAGTAATGACATAAGCAGTCAGCGGAGTGTTATCCTCTCTGTGCAGGTTCTGCTGCCTGCATACAACAGCTGTATCTACGTCGTTCATATACAGG GCCAACCCATTTATGACTGTGCCGACAGAATGAGCACCAGCACGGTCAAAACTCCACCTGTGACTACGTGCCAAGCTACCGTGAAAATCCAATCGGACACAAGAAACAGTTCTTTACTCATCAATCAAACTGATCAATATATGTTTTTCAACAG agAATGGACAGGAGTGCCTTTGTGGTATACATTACTGCGTTGGGGTTCTTTTGCTTCCTTACTGATATTTCTGTGCGTAGTGCTCAAATGTACTAAAGCAAGACACAAACGTaccaagaagaagaggagagttCATGTGAGGCGAACGCCCCGGTTAGTAAATTGA
- the LOC114558235 gene encoding putative nuclease HARBI1 → MSCPFLRQEHVADGARIIQRAFRINRILRDRQDPLAQRDNLLIERYCFSREGLIYIINLLEPHVKSLTGRSRALTTAQTVCIALPFFASGTFLYTIGDAENLCKSAVCRAIRKVYLALKQFLGGFVVFPSHLRPQAVKQIFFAIAGFPNVIGAIDCTHVPIKAPPGPNEGDFVNRKGFHSVNVQMVRDSMFHITNVEAKWPGSVHDSRIFRESHLCTLFERGAYDGILLGDRGYACRQYFMMPFPDPNPGPQSRFNTALARTRARIEMTFGQLKGRFQCLKGLRVAPDRACDIIVACAILLIIIILSRGLKIVSCGHEIVSRGHKR, encoded by the exons ATGTCTTGTCCGTTTTTACGTCAGGAACATGTTGCTGATGGTGCCAGAATAATTCAAAGAGCTTTTCGAATCAATCGCATTTTGCGAGATCGACAGGATCCTTTAGCGCAGCGCGATAATCTATTGATTGAGAGATATTGTTTTTCTCGGGAGGGTCTCATCTACATTATAAACTTGTTGGAGCCACACGTTAAAAGTTTGACTGGTCGGAGTCGGGCTTTAACAACTGCACAAACAGTTTGTATTGCTCTGCCATTCTTTGCGAGTGGCACTTTCCTTTACACCATTGGAGATGCCGAAAACTTGTGTAAAAGTGCTGTATGTCGTGCCATTCGCAAAGTTTATCTGGCACTCAAACAGTTTTTAGGGGGTTTTGTCGTATTTCCAAGCCACTTAAGACCACAGGCTGTGAAGCaaattttttttgccattgcAG GCTTCCCTAACGTGATTGGTGCCATAGACTGCACACACGTCCCCATCAAGGCCCCACCTGGCCCCAATGAAGGGGATTTTGTGAACAGAAAGGGATttcacagtgtaaatgtgcag ATGGTGCGTGATTCCATGTTCCACATCACAAATGTGGAAGCCAAATGGCCTGGTTCTGTGCATGACTCCAGGATTTTCAGAGAGTCACATTTATGCACATTATTTGAACGTG GTGCTTACGACGGGATCCTGCTTGGTGACAGGGGCTATGCCTGCAGGCAGTACTTCATGATGCCATTCCCTGACCCAAACCCTGGACCACAAAGCCGTTTCAATACAGCTCTAGCCAGGACAAGGGCACGCATTGAAATGACCTTTGGGCAACTAAAGGGAAGATTTCAGTGTCTGAAGGGTCTGAGGGTTGCACCTGACAGGGCCTGTGACATTATTGTTGCATGTGCCATCctgctcatcatcatcatactaTCTCGAGGCCTCAAGATAGTATCTTGtggccacgagatagtatctCGAGGCCACAAgagatag